In Seriola aureovittata isolate HTS-2021-v1 ecotype China chromosome 24, ASM2101889v1, whole genome shotgun sequence, the following proteins share a genomic window:
- the LOC130165323 gene encoding collagen alpha-2(V) chain-like — MGPSLRSRITFCLAITLAQVIAVTCQEDTKKDTCSENGKVYANNDMWNPEPCRICVCDKGTAVCEDVVCEDLGDCRKTVTPDGECCPVCLTPASTSAPSADPTAAADENTKESCTVDGEVYGHNDIWKPEPCRVCVCDNGVTICDEVQCEILSNCEKVVTPEGECCPVCDNFASASRMIEMMGFKGQKGEPGDIPYVVGLPGPRGPSGPPGAQGNTGPRGFKGRKGFPGPAGFDGEPGVPGNPGEAGAPGHGSAPGGNLVSQMASGFSEKSGWAGMVSGSRGEAGPRGPPGSPGSPGPSGGQGIPGETGDQGLMGEPGHRGPDGPPGKAGPDGEAGSAGATGEPGFPGSGGSRGFPGLPGLPGMKGQKGHSGLLGSRGESGALGNKGSSGTPGAMGAPGPLGPTGMQGERGRAGPTGPVGKRGTPGHVGKPGPLGPLGITGVPGFPGGPGMKGEAGPTGVRGSPGQQGSRGDAGHVGPPGPMGQQGAAGTDGTPGARGQAGLAGVQGPAGLLGPPGPPGPQGTTGVPGPKGQLGEVGVPGFKGEAGHKGERGDHGAQGPLGPMGEDGKRGPRGDAGSIGPPGPTGETGAPGNRGFPGADGLPGQKGAQGERGGPGSTGTKGLPGDLGRSGEPGLTGARGLTGLIGAQGAEGKQGPMGSAGEDGKPGPAGSTGNRGPAGQMGLPGPKGFAGDAGKIGEAGSSGPPGQRGLHGKDGEEGAAGPAGPAGLAGKRGEQGPQGLHGFQGLPGLPGPPGESGKPGDEGLAGEAGAGGAIGPRGERGPPGERGEIGPNGLQGPKGSPGGPGPDGPKGNAGPAGALGEPGGPGLQGMPGERGIPGPSGPKGDAGSVGDKGLEGKAGADGARGLPGPVGPVGSSGPNGEKGEPGPSGPAGRRGSRGIAGSSGENGPTGAVGFPGPPGPDGQPGVKGETGEPGQKGEAGPHGPHGTAGKQGGQGPVGVTGLKGGRGTKGPTGSPGFPGLPGGVGPAGSLGAVGADGPIGAPGKRGPSGIRGENGAPGHQGEIGPSGPPGSPGEKGDSGEDGPPGPDGPPGPVGAAGQRGVVGQPGLRGERGMLGLPGPAGPPGKPGTPGSQGSTGPAGVVGLPGATGPRGDAGPEGIAGAEGPPGKDGLIGDRGDRGNPGPEGLAGITGSAGTEGPVGITGGPGQIGENGARGPAGPPGQTGIRGKVGPQGPQGEKGATGEQGERGQKGHRGFTGLHGLPGITGATGDAGAIGIVGPAGQRGPPGVLGPPGKEGYIGQPGPMGAPGTRGTSGDVGAQGPPGEPGPPGPPGPPGPPTAAAVEDLFAAPADYDGNGDVPEAVEFVEDDMSADLPLLPEFNKDEALPNKKLAILRADTGIQATLKTLNGHLQNLRNPDGSRINPSKTCQDIKQCYPQKKSGEYWLDPNQGSIRDAIRVYCDMESGETCISANPANIPRKAWWTKSSPSANIPVWFGANINGGTQFTYGNKEEQPNAVAVQVKLLQVLSKQSHQTITYHCRNSVAYKDGTSGNPKKALVLRGSDGQELRAQGNSRLRYTVIEDGCSQSNGEWGKTVIEYRTQTSARLPIMDVAPMDIGKPDQEFGLDIGPVCFS; from the exons ATGGGCCCCTCGCTGCGCTCTAGGATTACTTTCTGCCTGGCCATCACCTTGGCTCAGGTGATCGCTGTGACCTGCCAAGAAGATACCAAGAAAG ATACGTGCTCAGAAAATGGGAAGGTCTACGCTAACAATGACATGTGGAACCCGGAGCCATGtcggatctgtgtgtgtgataaggGGACCGCTGTGTGTGAGGACGTGGTCTGCGAGGACCTCGGTGACTGCCGGAAAACTGTGACCCCTGATGGCGAGTGCTGCCCCGTGTGCTTGACTCCAGCTTCAACATCAGCTCCCAGCGCCGACCCCACAGCAG CCGCAGACGAGAATACGAAGGAAAGCTGCACAGTCGACGGGGAGGTCTACGGTCACAACGACATCTGGAAACCAGAGCCTTGTcgcgtctgtgtctgtgacaaCGGTGTCACCATCTGCGATGAGGTGCAGTGCGAAATTCTGTCAAACTGCGAGAAGGTCGTCACACCTGAGGGAGAGTGCTGCCCTGTGTGTGACAACTTCGCCAGCGCCAGCAGGATGATCG AAATGATGGGCTTCAAG GGACAGAAAGGTGAACCAGGTGATATCCCATAT gttGTGGGGCTCCCTGGACCTCGAGGACCCTCG GGTCCCCCAGGAGCTCAGGGTAACACTGGACCTAGAGGCTTTAAAGGCAGGAAG GGATTCCCAGGGCCTGCAGGATTTGACGGAGAGCCCGGTGTGCCAGGAAATCCAGGAGAGGCAGGAGCCCCAGGCCATGGATCTGCCCCAGGG GGAAACCTAGTGTCACAGATGGCCTCAGGCTTCAGTGAGAAGTCCGGTTGGGCTGGGATGGTGTCAGGATCAAGG GGTGAAGCAGGACCACGAGGACCTCCAGGATcacctggatcacca GGTCCAAGCGGTGGTCAGGGAATTCCAGGAGAGACTGGAGATCAAGGACTGATG GGTGAGCCGGGTCATCGGGGACCAGATGGGCCACCAGGAAAAGCTGGACCTGAT GGAGAAGCTGGATCTGCAGGTGCTACAGGAGAGCCAGGATTTCCAGGATCTGGG GGTTCAAGAGGATTCCCCGGACTCCCAGGTCTTCCAGGAATGAAAGGTCAAAAG GGACATTCTGGTCTTCTCGGGTCGAGAGGAGAGTCTGGAGCCCTTGGAAATAAG GGTTCATCTGGTACTCCTGGTGCTATGGGTGCTCCCGGTCCACTG GGACCAACGGGCATGCagggagaaagaggcagagcCGGCCCAACTGGGCCTGTG GGAAAACGTGGAACACCCGGCCATGTCGGCAAACCAGGTCCTCTG GGTCCACTGGGAATCACCGGTGTGCCAGGATTTCCAGGCGGCCCAGGAATGAAG GGTGAAGCCGGACCCACAGGGGTGAGAGGAAGCCCAGGACAGCAGGGATCCAGGGGGGATGCCGGACACGTAGGACCACCTGGACCTATGGGACAGCAG GGTGCAGCAGGAACTGATGGAACTCCAGGTGCCCGTGGACAGGCA GGTCTGGCAGGTGTTCAGGGTCCAGCAGGTTTGCTGGGACCCCCTGGTCCCCCTGGTCCCCAGGGAACAACAGGAGTACCCGGACCAAAGGGCCAGTTG GGCGAGGTTGGAGTGCCTGGATTCAAAGGAGAAGCTGGACATAAGGGAGAAAGA GGTGACCATGGTGCTCAGGGTCCATTAGGCCCGATGGGAGAGGATGGGAAGCGTGGACCACGAGGTGATGCCGGATCCATTGGGCCTCCAGGACCTACAGGAGAGACA GGAGCTCCAGGAAATCGAGGTTTCCCTGGTGCAGACGGTTTACCAGGCCAGAAG GGAGCCCAGGGTGAAAGAGGAGGGCCAGGGTCAACTGGCACCAAAGGTTTACCTGGAGATCTGGGACGCAGTGGAGAGCCAGGTTTAACAGGAGCTCGG GGTCTGACTGGACTTATCGGTGCTcagggagcagagggaaaacAAGGACCAATG GGCTCAGCAGGAGAAGATGGCAAACCAGGCCCAGCTGGTTCTACTGGAAACAGAGGCCCAGCTGGACAGATGGGCCTGCCAGGACCAAAAGGCTTTGCT GGTGATGCTGGAAAGATTGGAGAGGCTGGAAGTTCTGGACCTCCAGGTCAAAGG GGACTGCATGGAAAGGACGGAGAGGAGGGCGCTGCTGGACCAGCTGGCCCAGCT GGTCTtgcaggaaaaagaggagagcagggaCCACAAGGACTGCATGGTTTCCAG GGTTTGCCTGGACTGCCAGGTCCACCCGGAGAGTCAGGAAAACCAGGTGATGAG GGTCTTGCTGGAGAGGCTGGGGCTGGCGGAGCTATTGGTCCAAGG GGAGAAAGGGGCCCCCCAGGAGAAAGAGGTGAAATTGGACCTAACGGGCTGCAGGGACCCAAAGGTAGTCCAGGTGGACCAGGACCAGACGGACCAAAG GGTAACGCTGGTCCAGCGGGTGCTCTTGGAGAGCCAGGTGGTCCGGGACTTCAGGGGATGCCAGGGGAGAGGGGCATACCAGGACCTTCAGGCCCAAAGGGAGATGCA GGCTCTGTTGGAGATAAAGGACTCGAGGGTAAAGCAGGAGCTGATGGTGCACGG GGACTTCCTGGTCCTGTTGGACCTGTTGGTTCCAGTGGACCCAATGGAGAGAAG gGTGAACCCGGCCCATCAGGACCTGCAGGACGCCGAGGCTCAAGAGGAATCGCT GGTTCTAGTGGTGAGAATGGTCCAACTGGTGCTGTTGGCTTCCCTGGACCTCCT GGTCCTGATGGTCAGCCTGGAGTCAAAGGTGAAACAGGTGAGCCAGGCCAGAAGGGAGAGGCTGGACCACATGGACCACATGGCACAGCTGGCAAACAAGGAGGACAG ggaCCTGTTGGTGTAACTGGACtgaaaggaggcagaggaaccAAGGGTCCAACA GGCTCTCCTGGTTTCCCTGGGTTGCCTGGAGGAGTTGGACCAGCCGGCTCCCTT ggtgCTGTTGGTGCAGATGGACCCATAGGTGCTCCAGGAAAGCGGGGCCCTTCTGGAATTCGAGGAGAAAATGGAGCTCCAGGACATCAAGGAGAGATTGGACCCTCAGGCCCACCAGGCAGCCCTGGAGAGAAGGGAGACTCTGGCGAGGACGGTCCTCCG GGGCCTGATGGGCCTCCAGGACCTGTTGGTGCCGCAGGACAGCGAGGTGTCGTAGGTCAGCCTGgactcagaggagagagaggcatgCTGGGACTGCCAGGTCCTGCT GGTCCACCAGGAAAACCCGGAACCCCTGGATCTCAGGGCAGCACAGGGCCCGCTGGTGTAGTTGGATTACCAGGAGCTACCGGGCCAAGAGGAGATGCCGGCCCTGAG GGTATTGCTGGAGCAGAGGGCCCTCCTGGTAAAGACGGACTCATAGGGGACAGG ggagacagaggaaatcCTGGTCCAGAAGGTCTGGCTGGTATTACAGGGTCTGCAGGAACTGAAGGTCCAGTTGGAATCACCGGCGGTCCAGGACAAATTGGTGAAAAT GGTGCCAGAGGCCCCGCTGGACCCCCAGGACAAACTGGAATACGCGGGAAAGTG GGCCCTCAAGGACCACAGGGAGAGAAGGGGGCAACTGGAGAGCAAGGAGAGAGGGGTCAGAAAGGTCACAGAGGTTTCACCGGTCTTCACGGTCTCCCTGGAATAACT GGGGCCACAGGAGATGCAGGAGCGATAGGTATTGTTGGACCAGCTGGGCAGAGG GGTCCTCCAGGAGTGTTGGGTCCTCCTGGAAAGGAAGGATACATCGGCCAGCCTGGACCAATGGGCGCTCCCGGAACCAGAGGGACCAGTGGAGATGTCGGAGCACAG GGTCCACCTGGTGAACCCGGACCCCCCGGCCCTCCAGGCCCCCCAGGACCTCCCACCGCAGCAGCTGTGGAAGACCTCTTCGCCGCCCCGGCTGATTACGATGGGAATGGCGACGTGCCAGAAGCTGTGGAATTTGTAGAGGATGATATGTCGGCtgatcttcctcttcttccggAGTTCAACAAAGACGAAGCCCTTCCCAATAAGAAGTTGGCCATCCTGCGTGCAGACACTGGCATCCAAGCCACACTGAAGACCCTCAACGGACATCTGCAAAACCTCCGTAATCCTGATGGCAGCAGGATAAACCCTTCAAAAACCTGCCAGGACATCAAACAGTGCTACCCCCAGAAAAAGAGCG GTGAGTACTGGCTCGACCCAAATCAAGGAAGCATCCGAGACGCCATCAGGGTCTACTGTGATATGGAAAGCGGTGAAACCTGCATCTCCGCCAATCCGGCAAACATTCCCCGCAAAGCCTGGTGGACGAAATCCAGTCCCAGTGCCAACATACCTGTCTGGTTCGGAGCCAACATAAATGGTGGAACTCAA TTCACCTATGGAAATAAGGAGGAGCAGCCTAATGCAGTGGCTGTTcaagtgaagctgctgcaggttttgtCCAAACAGTCGCACCAGACCATCACCTACCACTGCAGGAACAGTGTGGCTTATAAAGACGGGACGAGCGGCAACCCGAAGAAAGCTCTGGTCCTCAGAGGCTCCGACGGCCAGGAGCTGAGGGCGCAGGGCAACAGCCGCCTCCGATACACCGTCATTGAGGACGGCTGCTCG CAATCAAATGGAGAGTGGGGCAAGACGGTGATCGAGTACAGGACTCAAACTTCGGCCAGGTTGCCCATCATGGACGTGGCCCCTATGGACATTGGAAAGCCTGACCAGGAATTCGGCCTGGACATCGGCCCCGTGTGCTTCTCATAA